The following proteins are co-located in the Phragmites australis chromosome 10, lpPhrAust1.1, whole genome shotgun sequence genome:
- the LOC133931148 gene encoding uncharacterized protein LOC133931148, which translates to MSAPSVSRKASSFVVAASMSAVEALKDQAGLCRWDYALRSLYQRAKVSGRAFPVSLSSSQAAAGNSTAASTSAVGRARPRRSEEEKLHKAYHLVCWGPN; encoded by the coding sequence ATGAGCGCGCCGTCGGTGAGCAGGAAGGCGTCGTCGTTCGTGGTGGCGGCGAGCATGAGCGCGGTGGAGGCGCTCAAGGACCAGGCGGGCCTGTGCCGGTGGGACTACGCGCTCCGCTCGCTCTACCAGCGCGCCAAGGTCAGCGGCCGCGCATTCCCGGTGTCCCTGTCGTCGTCCCAGGCCGCAGCGGGCAACAGCACCGCGGCCTCCACTTCCGCCGTTGGCAGGGCCAGGCCCAGGCGgtcggaggaggagaagctgcACAAGGCGTACCACCTCGTCTGCTGGGGCCCTAATTGA